A region from the Lycium barbarum isolate Lr01 chromosome 8, ASM1917538v2, whole genome shotgun sequence genome encodes:
- the LOC132608342 gene encoding uncharacterized protein LOC132608342, translating to MSLVSSVFDGNGYGGWKRGILIALSAKNKVGFIDNSISQPSVTSDDFKGWSRCNDMVISWLLYSLSREIAESVIYSKTAKEIWTELEERFGQTNGPQLYQLQKKVGELVQANSGIAGYYTKLKRLWDELDSLDITQHCSSYSSARSSLLLLSPPHSVNHAYSLLIRDEKQKEVQVSHQPAKSAFLASKQFHHGQSSYGGQSYNQKFRQDRRFISEGKKLGSGLFCTDCKKTNHNVGRCYRIIGFPADFKFTKSKKYSGEAKSNAVYPIIENQPPDQGEQPMTQNQYHTLY from the exons ATGAGTTTGGTTAGCTCGGTTTTTGATGGAAATGGATATGGAGGATGGAAGAGGGGAATACTCATTGCTTTATCTGCCAAAAATAAGGTCGGATTTATTGATAATTCTATATCTCAACCTTCTGTCACTTCTGATGACTTCAAGGGATGGTCTAGATGCAATGACATGGTAATTTCTTGGCTATTGTACTCTTTATCTAGAGAGATTGCTGAAAGTGTCATTTACTCTAAAACTGCAAAAGAGATCTGGACTGAGCTTGAGGAGAGATTTGGCCAAACTAATGGACCTCAGCTTTATCAACTGCAGAAAAAGGTAGGTGAGTTAGTTCAAGCAAACTCAGGTATTGCTGGATATTACACTAAGCTGAAAAGACTCTGGGATGAGCTAGATAGTTTAGACATCACTCAGCACTGCTctt CCTACTCCAGTGCTAGGAGCAGTCTGTTACTCTTATCACCTCCGCATTCAGTCAATCATGCATACTCACTACTCATAAGGGATGAAAAACAGAAGGAAGTTCAGGTCTCTCATCAACCAGCAAAAAGTGCATTTTTGGCTAGCAAACAATTTCATCATGGTCAGTCCTCATATGGAGGACAAAGCTATAACCAGAAGTTTAGACAGGATAGAAGGTTTATCTCAGAGGGAAAGAAGCTTGGAAGTGGGTTGTTTTGCACTGATTGCAAGAAAACAAACCACAATGTTGGAAGGTGCTACAGGATTATTGGATTCCCTGCTGATTTTAAGTTTACCAAATCTAAGAAATACTCAGGGGAAGCTAAGAGTAATGCTGTTTATCCAATTATTGAGAATCAACCTCCTGATCAGGGTGAACAACCTATGACACAGAATCAGTACCACACTCTCTATTAG